The DNA sequence TTCGACGTTTTCAAACCGCTTGTCCGCCAGTTCGTCTGCGCGATGGAGATGTACTTCGAATCCTTCCGCGCCTTGCTGGACGCTGATTGCCCCGGTCTTGATCGCGAGCCAGGATTCGTCGCGTTCCTGGCGCGCCTGCGACACCGCTTCCTTCGGCGTCGGTTGATGCAATTCCGTGAGCTGGGAGATTTTCAGCTTCAGGGTCGAGACTACCCCGGCCTGATCCTGCATGCGTGCTTCCAGCGCTTTCTTGTCATTAAGCAGAATAAGCCGGTCTTGAGTCACCTGCAAAAGTTCTTCTTGCCCGGGCAATTGCATCGCTGCCAACTCGGGAATGGGCTTGCTCCATCTTCCGAGTGCCAGCTCCGCATTGGCCAGCGCAGTTCTGGCCTTTGATAGCTGACTTTGCTGCTTTTGCATGGCGACTTCCGTGTTGCCAAGGGCGCGGGCGGCGGCGACGGCGGCGCGCAGCGTTGGACGAACATCACCGGTTTTCATCTCTGCCAGCTCCTGCGACAGTTGCTGGATTTCCGAAGACTTGGCTTGCTCAGCCTGTTCCGCTGCCCGCAATGCCTGGGTCAATCCGCTATGCGCCTGAGACAGGCGCGACAGTTCTCGCCGCACTAGCAGGGACGGCAGGCGCGCGGCGATGTCGTCCTCCGATCCGAACTCCCATCCCAGCTGGGCGCACGCCCGACGCATGTCGGCCAGCAGTGCATCGACCTCCCCTTGCCGCTTGCTGATATCGCGCTCGTATGCCCCAAAGCGCATCCGGCATTCCTCGAGCATCATAATGTCGGACGCGACTTCCAGGACAGCCTCGTCGATCTGAATACGCGCCAGCTCTTCCTGTGCCTTTTCGACTTCGCTGCTGCGCAGTTCCAGTAACTGTCTTGCGGTGGCTAGGTCCCGCTCCACTGTCGACAAGGTGGTTGCAGCGTCAGCAGGCAGATCCGCCACCGAGGCCAGCTCGTCGAGCTGCCGCTCGATGTCCCGAACGGTATGCAGGAACGGCGCGATGCGCCGAATGCGTTCCAGCCGGCTGCGCTTGATCTCAAGCTGCCGCAATAAATTGCTCACGCCGCCGAGTTCGTCGATCACGGATTGCAAGCGGGTATTGGCCTCCGCCCATACCTTGGTTCGGACCGTCGTTTCTTTCAGCGCCGTGCCCGCCTTTTCATACAAATCCGCCGCACGGTAATACGCCCGGTCGGCGGCCTTCCTGGGGGCCCATAACTTGTCGGCTTCCGCCAGGAGCGCATCCCTTATCTTGCCCAGGCTGGCGATGCCGGCGGCGGACTGGAATAGCACTTGGCCGACATCGTTTTCCGCGTTCAGGATGCTATTGCCGCCGTCGACCAGGCGGGCATGGTCGAGACCGAACATCTGGTCAAAGAAATTACGGTCGGCGGTGCCGAGAAACGGCATCAACGTATTGTCCGCAAGGACCGAATCCGATGGCGTGCGCAGCGTCTGCTTTTGCGCCTTTGCTCTTTGGAATTCCAGCGAAGTTGCCTGATTGCCTATCGAAGCGCCCAGGCGCAGCTCGTTCAACGGATGCAAGAATGCATGCACTGAGCGCTGCGGTATACCGAACAGCAAATCGAGTACCGCGGAACGCAGCGTCGACTTGCCGGCTTCGTTGGGCCCGACAATCAGGTGGAAGTCGCGCTTTGAATTCGGAAATTCTACGCGTCGTTCCGTGAATTTGCCGTATTTGATCAGGTCCAGTCGGTGCAATCGCATGGTTGCTTACTCCATCCTGGCGAGTTGTGACACGAGGCCGGGACGTATTTCGCTTACCAGTCCGGCGAGGTCGCCGCTACGGATATCCCTGAAGTACGGGACGGCGTTCTGCAGTTCCAGCGGCGCCTTGGACACCAGCGCCATCAGATCGTCCTTCAGGCTGGCGAGGAATTCCGGATCGGTTTGTGCCTCTTCGAGCAGCTCCTGCAGGTCGGCCAGCGCGTCGCCGCGCGAGCGAATTGCATCGGTGTCGTCCGACGCCGTCGTGCTGGTTTTGACTTTTTCGATCCAGATGCGCTCGGAACCGATCGCGGCGGCGGATGCCAGCACTTCTGCCCGCAGCTGCGCCTCCATTCCAAATAATTCGCCATGCGCCGGCGTTTTGCCCGTGATGGTGATCCTGACCGCGGACGGCATATTGGAAGGAGTGCCGTCAACAACCGCTCCCAGTTCCTTGTTGATGGCGTGTACCACGTCCTCCATGGAGCCGCATCCGGTCGCGTCGACGCTCACGCTATGCCAGCGCAGCACGTCGACGAGCAGTCGCTCGACCTTCTGGACGCCTCCTTCGTCCGCGGTAACGAGCACGGCGCCGCGCGGGCCGGTTTCGCGGATATGGCGTCCTTGAAGGTTCCCTGGAAATACGATGGTCGAAGCGCCCTGCCAGATCTGGTATTCATGCACATGGCCTAGCGCCCAGTACTGATAACCCTTCGCGTACAGTTCATCGATTGTGCAGGGAGCATAGTTGGCATGGGTGGACTGCACGCCCAGAGCGGTGTGCAGCACGCCGATGTTGAACATGCCTGGCACGGGGTCAGGATAAGTCTGCGCCAGGTTCTCGGTGGTGGCGGCATCCTTGAAACTGCGCCCGTGCAGCGCCACCTTCAGATCATCAAGGACGAATGTCTGCGCTTTGCGGGATTCAAAGATATGCACATTGTCAGGCAGGATCAGCTTCCTGGTCATCTCGCTTTCGGCGTCGTGGTTGCCGAGCGTGACATAGACATCGATGCCGGCCTTCTTCAGGCGGCCCATTTCGCGGCAAAAGTAGATGCCGGTATTATGGTCTTTCCAGCCGCCGTCATACAGGTCTCCCGCGATGACCAGAAAATCGACCTGCAGCTCGATCGCCTCGTTGATCAGATTGGTAAACGCGTCGCGGGTGGCGCTGCGCAGCATCTGCGCAGGCGCATCCGGATAGGCGCATAGACCAGTCAACGGACTGTCCAGGTGGATGTCCGCCGCATGAATAAATTTCATTACTGTTACTTTTCCCTGATTTGAAGAGAAGCTTCATTGCGTGCTAATGCGAAGACCGGATAACCGAGTTGGCGAGCATTTCCCAACTTGCCTCGCGTGTGCATGGCGAGAGCCTTCGCCACGTACTTTTTCGCCAGCCTATCGAGAACTCAAGCGCACACGCGAAAATATTCCGTGGTTGCCGGATCGAGCTGCTGAATCAGCCCTCGCGTCGCACTGGTGCGATTTTAGCGTCCCTTTGCCTGCCATCGCGCTGGCGATAATACACATGGAAATGTTTCTGTGCCAGCCTTTGGCATCAGAATGGGGATCGACATGCAACGTCTATGAAAATGCCTCTGACGGAACGTGCGGGATGAAATTTCAGGGGGAGGAAGAGTCTGCCACGCGGGAAATAGCTGCCGCTCGTGGATCGGTGTCGAAGAACTAGCTGCGGCCATAGACTGTCGCTTGGCAATCCCCCCGTTCAGTCGCTTTAGGCGGCAATATGCGGCTGGCAGCCTTGGATAAAACGACGGAATACCGTGCTGGATTTGTATTATGCTGTTCGTAGCCAGCCCGCTGTTCTGGCGAAGCGAAGAGGTGCAAAATGGCAAACAGCAAGATCGATCACATGGATGTGGGAAGAGTGCCCAGCTTTCCGAGTTCGCCATTAGGAGGACGCATGAACAGAATCGTCGTTCTTGGAGCAGCCGTGATAGGCGGAGTGATCGCCTTTCGCTATCTTTCGACGGCAAACCGCGGCCGCCTCGGTAATGCGCTCAGCCGTCGGATGCTTCGGCATATGGCGCAGATGATGGCGAACCTTCCCGATAGCTCGCCACCGAAACTGGTCATGTCCGTTTTGCCTCGCTTACGCGATCAGAACGACCAGATCATCGCCATGCTGCAGGAGCAGAATGCGCTCCTTAACGAGCGTCTGCAAAAACCGCATTGATCTGCCTTGCGTAGAAAGATCCGGGCCGAAGATCAGGGGCCTGCCGTTAATTCGGGAGAGGCCGGTGCTGGCAATTGCGGCCCCCGCTCCTTCCAACGATAGATGGGCGCAAACCCGCCTCCCGGTGTGCGGAAGTTGGTAGTCTGCCCTTGATAAAGGCGGGCCGCCAGGCTTTGCACCGCTCCGTCATACACGTAGTTGCGTACATCGAATTTAAGCATGGCTTCTTTGTCTTCGGGACCGCTTGCACGCTCTCCGGGCGTCACAATCGTTTGCGCGACATACTCGCCCGCCAGGATCTCTTGCCAGACGCGCTTCGTCAGCTTGTCGCCGCGATAGGCGGCCCGTCCCCCAAAGCCTGCCACAGGTTTGAAAAATAATGACCGCCGTTGCGCCCAGAGCTGTTCGGCATTGACCATGCTCACGAGCTCGGTGCGCGGAATCGTCGCCAAAAGGATTGCTTGCGTGGCGGGAGGCACGCCAAGGGCGTCCAGTTGGCCCGCGTCGGATAGCAAGGCCAGGTTGCGCTTGTCCGCATAGAGGGCATGCGCTTGCGGATGCGGAGTCAGGACGGCAGCATGGTCCAGGTAGGCTTGCCGCAGGGCCGCGCTTGAAGGCTGTTCCAGCATGAAATCGGTGAGGCGGTTGTACACCAGATCAATCGCGGTATTGCCATGCCAAAGAACGCCGTCACGCAAGACCAGCTCCGAAGGATCCGCAATGACTGCCGCTAGGCCGGCGCGCCGGAAAAGCTGCTGGAACAAGAGAAATTCCGGATACAGATACTGATCTTCAGGGAAGGTGTCGACAATAGCGATGGTCCGCAGCGGGCTGTTCCGTCCCGACGCCGCCCACTCGGCGCGGAACATGGAGAGGATGTTTGCCTCCAGTGTCGGCTCGGCGCCGAGTGGCGAGAGAATGCTTTCGACTTCGGCACAACAAGCCCGATGCGCCCGTGCCAGCGCGGCATTCAGCATCGCGCCGCCAGCGTTGGTGTTGATTTCGATAAGCCCCACGCGGTCGCCATCGACATGAAAGTCATAACCGAAGAAGACGCCTTTGGCTCCCCCCGGATCATGGCGGGCAATGGCTGGCGCTGTCGCCAGCACAGCTTCACGATAGGCAGGCAGCGCAATCACCGATTCAATAGCGGCAATGGCAGTTCCCATACACTCCTGTTGCGAGCGGGACAGGAAGACCGGTTGGGGGGCAAACAGATGCGGGCAGCGTTGCTCGATCATGCGGGACAAACCAGCAAGCCCAAGCTCCGACTCCAGCGCATTGCGTAAGGCGTCGTTATCCAAGCTAATGCAAAAACACTTGCTATTAAGCAATCCAACGTCAATTTCGGCGCGTTCGCTCATGACCTGTTGCCCTTTAAAGGATAGACGATTCAACTCAGTTTATTCTACAATTCCATTATTGTCGAATTATGGAATAAGTAAAGGGGATTCACCGTGGAAACCAAACAAGTCATCACCGCGCTCGGCGCATTGGCGCAAGAATCCCGCCTCGGCGTCTTCCGCCTGCTGGTGCGCGCCGGCCCGTCAGGAATGGCCGCAAGCAAAATTGCCGAGCAAATAGGTATCCCACCGTCGTCGCTGTCGTTCCATCTCAAGGAGCTCTCCTACGCAGGCTTGATAGTATCCAGGCAGGAGGGGCGCTTCGTCATCTATGCAGCAAATTTTGACGTGATGAATGGCCTGATTGGCTATTTGACGGAGAACTGCTGCGGCGGGAATCCGTGTTCGCCAGTCAGTGGCTGCAACATGGAAGCGGCAAAAGCCTGACCAGCTACTCATTAACACTACTCACCATCGCGCCCATGTCGGCGTTTCAGGAGAAAACCATGGCAACTATCCAAGTCTATGACCCGGCACTGTGCTGCAGCAGCGGCGTGTGCGGAGTGGATGTCGACCAACAGCTCGTCGTCTTTGCCGCCGACGTCAAATGGGTCGAACAGCAAGGTGGAAAAGTGGAGCGTTTCAACCTGGCGCAGCAGCCGATGGCATTTGCCGAAAACGCGGTAGTGAAAGGGTTTCTGGAGCGGTCCGGCCAGGAAGGATTGCCGTTAATTTTGGTGAACGGCGACGTGGCGCTGGCAGGTCGCTACCCGCGCCGCGCCGAGCTGGCGCGCTGGGCAGGCATCAGCGCGTTTGCCGTTGCCGCGCAGCCGGCCAATAGCTGCAAACCGGGTTCTGGCTGCTGCTGACCACAGGAGAAATCTCCATGCAATTTCTGGATCAAGCACCTCCGTTTCTTTTTTTTACCGGCAAGGGGGGCGTCGGGAAGACTTCACTGGCCTGCGCCACGGCGCTGCGCTTTGCAGACCAGGGCAAACGTGTACTCCTGGTCAGCACGGACCCGGCATCCAACGTAGGCCAGGTGTTCGGCATGACCATTGGTGACACGTTCAAGCCCGTGGACGAAGTGCCGCGCTTATATGCATTGGAGATTAACCCGCAAGCCGCCGCCCAACGCTACCGGGACCGGATCGTCGGCCCGGTACGCGGCGTGCTGCCCGATGCAGTCGTCAGCGGCATCGAGGAACAGCTCTCCGGCGCATGCACGACCGAGATTGCCGCCTTTGACGAGTTCACCGGGCTGCTCACCGACCGCACGCTGCTGGAGCAATACGATCACATCATTTTCGATACGGCGCCGACCGGCCATACCATCCGATTATTGCAACTGCCGGGAGCATGGAGCAGCTTCCTGGAAGAAGGCAAAGGGGACGCCTCCTGCCTGGGGCCGCTTGCCGGCCTGGAAAAGCAGCGAGAGCAATACAAGGCGGCCGTAGACGCATTGGCCGACACGAGGCACACGCGCCTGATTCTCGTCGCGCGTGCGCAGGCCTCGACGCTACGGGAGGTGGCGCGTACCCATGAAGAACTGGCCGCCATCGGGCTGACGCAGCAATACCTTGTCATCAATGGTGTGTTGCCGGCCTCCGAAGCTGCCATCGATCCCTTGGCGGGCGCGATCCGCAAGCGTGAGCAGGCGGCACTCGCGGCTATCCCGCAATCCATCCAGTCGCTTCCCGCCGATCAGATTTCGCTCAAGCCGTTCAACCTTGTCGGCCTGCCTTCCCTGCGCCAGATGTTCGGCGGCGACTCCATTCAACAAGGAAGCGAGCTGGAACCGCAGCCTCTTCCGTCAGCGCCGGACCTGTCATCCCTGGTGGATGACATGGCAGGCGATGGCCACGGCCTGATCATGGTGATGGGCAAAGGCGGCGTCGGCAAGACCACGCTGGCCGCCGCGATTGCGGTAGAACTCGCCCGCCGCGGCCTTCCGGTTCATCTGACCACGTCCGATCCGGCCGCGCACCTGGCGGATACGTTGAGCGAATCGCTTGAACACCTGACTCTTAGCCGGATCGACCCGCATGCGGAAACGGAGCGCTATCGGCAACACGTGCTGCACACGAAGGGCAAGGATCTGGATGAGCATGGCCGTGCATTGCTGGAAGAAGATTTGCGCTCCCCCTGCACCGAAGAAATCGCTGTTTTTCAGGCGTTCTCGCGCATCATCCGCGAGGCGGGCAAGAAGTTTGTCGTGATGGACACGGCACCGACCGGCCACACGCTGCTGCTGCTCGATGCGACCGGCGCGTATCACCGGGAAATCGCACGTCAGCTGGGTAGCACGGGCATGCACTTCACCACGCCGATGATGCAGCTGCAGGACGAAAAACAGACGAAGGTCCTGATCGCCACGCTGGCCGAAACCACGCCCGTGCTGGAGGCGGCCAACTTGCAGGACGACTTGAGGCGGGCGGGTATCGAACCATGGGCATGGGTCATCAATAACAGCCTGGCATTCGCGCATCCGACATCGTCGCTGCTGCGGCTGCGTGCCGCCACGGAATTGCCGCAGATCGAAGCGGTTGCCGCCAAATACGCCAGGCGCTGGGCCGTGGTGCCGCTGCAAGCGCAGGAGCCGATCGGGGTCGAACGGCTCGGTCTGCTCGTCGCCCACGCGGGGCCGTCACACGACGCAGTTTGCGCGCCTTTGCCCGGCTAGCGCACTCTGCCTGTACAAAATCATCTCTCCTAATGAAGAAGTCCAGACATGACTGAAAAAACTTACAACGTTCTGTTTCTTTGCACCGGCAATTCCGCACGCAGCATCATGGCCGAGGCATTGGTGACGACCATGGGGAAAGGTCGTTTCCGCGGATTTTCTGCCGGCAGCAAGCCCGGCGGCAAAGTCAATCCGTTTGCCATCGAACAGGTCAAGAAAACGGGATACCCGGTTGGTGATTTGCGCAGCAAGAGCTGGGACGAGTTCGCGGCGCCTGGTGCGCCGCACATGGATTTCATCATCACTGTCTGCGACAACGCGGCCGGCGAAGCATGTCCGGTCTGGCCCGGCCATCCTGCGAGCGCGCACTGGGGATTTGAAGACCCGGCTGCGGTCGAGGGTACGGATGAACAAAAGCGAGCGGCCTTTGAAAAAATCTTCAAGCAGATCATGGCGCGAATGAACTCCTTCGTCAGCTTGCCACT is a window from the Noviherbaspirillum sp. UKPF54 genome containing:
- a CDS encoding arsenate reductase ArsC, which encodes MTEKTYNVLFLCTGNSARSIMAEALVTTMGKGRFRGFSAGSKPGGKVNPFAIEQVKKTGYPVGDLRSKSWDEFAAPGAPHMDFIITVCDNAAGEACPVWPGHPASAHWGFEDPAAVEGTDEQKRAAFEKIFKQIMARMNSFVSLPLQSLEKHAIQQEIKKIGDTPVAND
- a CDS encoding helix-turn-helix transcriptional regulator, with translation METKQVITALGALAQESRLGVFRLLVRAGPSGMAASKIAEQIGIPPSSLSFHLKELSYAGLIVSRQEGRFVIYAANFDVMNGLIGYLTENCCGGNPCSPVSGCNMEAAKA
- a CDS encoding DNA repair exonuclease, whose translation is MKFIHAADIHLDSPLTGLCAYPDAPAQMLRSATRDAFTNLINEAIELQVDFLVIAGDLYDGGWKDHNTGIYFCREMGRLKKAGIDVYVTLGNHDAESEMTRKLILPDNVHIFESRKAQTFVLDDLKVALHGRSFKDAATTENLAQTYPDPVPGMFNIGVLHTALGVQSTHANYAPCTIDELYAKGYQYWALGHVHEYQIWQGASTIVFPGNLQGRHIRETGPRGAVLVTADEGGVQKVERLLVDVLRWHSVSVDATGCGSMEDVVHAINKELGAVVDGTPSNMPSAVRITITGKTPAHGELFGMEAQLRAEVLASAAAIGSERIWIEKVKTSTTASDDTDAIRSRGDALADLQELLEEAQTDPEFLASLKDDLMALVSKAPLELQNAVPYFRDIRSGDLAGLVSEIRPGLVSQLARME
- a CDS encoding YhaN family protein; this translates as MRLHRLDLIKYGKFTERRVEFPNSKRDFHLIVGPNEAGKSTLRSAVLDLLFGIPQRSVHAFLHPLNELRLGASIGNQATSLEFQRAKAQKQTLRTPSDSVLADNTLMPFLGTADRNFFDQMFGLDHARLVDGGNSILNAENDVGQVLFQSAAGIASLGKIRDALLAEADKLWAPRKAADRAYYRAADLYEKAGTALKETTVRTKVWAEANTRLQSVIDELGGVSNLLRQLEIKRSRLERIRRIAPFLHTVRDIERQLDELASVADLPADAATTLSTVERDLATARQLLELRSSEVEKAQEELARIQIDEAVLEVASDIMMLEECRMRFGAYERDISKRQGEVDALLADMRRACAQLGWEFGSEDDIAARLPSLLVRRELSRLSQAHSGLTQALRAAEQAEQAKSSEIQQLSQELAEMKTGDVRPTLRAAVAAARALGNTEVAMQKQQSQLSKARTALANAELALGRWSKPIPELAAMQLPGQEELLQVTQDRLILLNDKKALEARMQDQAGVVSTLKLKISQLTELHQPTPKEAVSQARQERDESWLAIKTGAISVQQGAEGFEVHLHRADELADKRFENVEAAAQLQSHQHQLQQAIHQQSILDGQFSELKEQLSQFDKIWTEMAASFGLHGMKLENIAEWIAKRDKTITVAGEYQDAKDSVDALTRQVEEHRLALAAALRDVELHIEETDKLTTLCVQAELHIQAADSSRVRRETLEGQLKAAKAQAHSLVQTAVDARTALNSWKEEWSAALVKAGLPQESATGAVGGALELFASLDELLGKVRQIRVERIGAMKADLEKFAEEAQRLARHFGTEFNGMAPERIARELVKRLTRAKETRTEATRLNEMIRLAKEQAKSAQESIETASASLKPLMERAGVNSRSLLSEAISRADAWRQCMLELSKAKAQLVDGGDGLTREQLEQEIDGMDLAQVTAELEHTTAELGEAVQRQSMLSAEKEKANSALESIGGSGAAAMAEAQRQEAIAQMADAAERYVKVFTAAKLLRWSIDRYRQEKQGPMLGRASAIFAQLTQGTFHRLVVDFDAQPMTLHGQRADGKLVGIAGMSDGTRDQLYLALRLAALEMHLEKASPLPFIADDLFINYDDGRSTAGFEALAALSEKTQVIYLTHHEHLVEPVRAVFGQNVSIVHL
- the arsD gene encoding arsenite efflux transporter metallochaperone ArsD, which translates into the protein MATIQVYDPALCCSSGVCGVDVDQQLVVFAADVKWVEQQGGKVERFNLAQQPMAFAENAVVKGFLERSGQEGLPLILVNGDVALAGRYPRRAELARWAGISAFAVAAQPANSCKPGSGCC
- the arsA gene encoding arsenical pump-driving ATPase, which produces MQFLDQAPPFLFFTGKGGVGKTSLACATALRFADQGKRVLLVSTDPASNVGQVFGMTIGDTFKPVDEVPRLYALEINPQAAAQRYRDRIVGPVRGVLPDAVVSGIEEQLSGACTTEIAAFDEFTGLLTDRTLLEQYDHIIFDTAPTGHTIRLLQLPGAWSSFLEEGKGDASCLGPLAGLEKQREQYKAAVDALADTRHTRLILVARAQASTLREVARTHEELAAIGLTQQYLVINGVLPASEAAIDPLAGAIRKREQAALAAIPQSIQSLPADQISLKPFNLVGLPSLRQMFGGDSIQQGSELEPQPLPSAPDLSSLVDDMAGDGHGLIMVMGKGGVGKTTLAAAIAVELARRGLPVHLTTSDPAAHLADTLSESLEHLTLSRIDPHAETERYRQHVLHTKGKDLDEHGRALLEEDLRSPCTEEIAVFQAFSRIIREAGKKFVVMDTAPTGHTLLLLDATGAYHREIARQLGSTGMHFTTPMMQLQDEKQTKVLIATLAETTPVLEAANLQDDLRRAGIEPWAWVINNSLAFAHPTSSLLRLRAATELPQIEAVAAKYARRWAVVPLQAQEPIGVERLGLLVAHAGPSHDAVCAPLPG